Proteins encoded in a region of the Paenibacillus sp. E222 genome:
- a CDS encoding ATP-dependent DNA helicase: MVNAIFRIYDRFPRIGLRERIGQQEMSLDIADAYIHGYNAMIEAGVGIGKSFGYLIPSLLMNQMSQKPVIIATSSIQLSEQIHKDLRVIGSRLGFTTVRSVVGKGMGQYACRSRAAEWIRPDDPNTSLSTLAQRILDYEIDERADIKAGISDADWSNFSVNDCKFERCHHKNACLFYDMRAKLNAKAHEIDFIIVNQDLLIRDLMKKKEGTKSIISEQPALIVIDEAHNLEAKVRDARTLEFTYRGVCRTLDNTVQLLTKQSGDKSIFSQTKFIKKCIERIFKQVNADLLHHAKQDSDRIKVSEIKGIPLNQISNDLKDLSLRLSILTSRHEREIDDAFEAINALITLIRVLAELEDNYLIWASSPLGVATISICPKDISQFLKYALFNGKAPVILTSATLCQGGETLEEQYSYLTQSLGYKGDFMDRKSSPFDYTNHAMMYISNNVPYYQHEQRENYLEAAYNELVQLCNLTQGRTIVLFSAKEDMKYIHKKLISSPDEYTWAVHVQKEGSSQDSVITEFRKSKGVLLGTGVFWEGVNIEGPDLSQVIIFRLPFPVPSDPIYEYKASVSENPFMEVFVPDMLLRLRQGTGRLIRSETDLGILSILDSRLSAAAKKSYRQQVLDTLPFKEVTEDFSILEKFAQQKGIRRTD, translated from the coding sequence TTGGTTAACGCCATCTTCCGAATCTATGATCGGTTTCCTCGAATTGGCCTTAGAGAGCGAATCGGGCAGCAAGAGATGTCTCTTGATATAGCCGATGCTTATATCCATGGGTATAACGCCATGATTGAAGCTGGTGTCGGAATTGGCAAGTCTTTTGGCTACCTGATCCCAAGCCTGCTCATGAATCAAATGTCCCAGAAACCGGTCATTATAGCTACATCCTCCATTCAGCTTTCGGAACAGATACATAAAGATTTAAGAGTCATTGGTAGTCGGCTGGGCTTCACAACGGTTCGCTCTGTCGTTGGGAAAGGAATGGGCCAGTATGCCTGCCGAAGCAGGGCAGCGGAATGGATCAGGCCTGATGATCCGAACACCTCACTGTCTACCCTTGCCCAGCGCATATTAGATTATGAAATTGATGAAAGAGCGGATATTAAAGCTGGAATTAGTGATGCGGATTGGTCCAACTTTTCCGTAAATGATTGCAAATTTGAACGTTGCCATCATAAAAATGCGTGCTTGTTTTACGATATGAGAGCTAAATTAAATGCAAAGGCTCATGAGATTGATTTTATTATTGTGAACCAGGACCTGCTCATACGGGATTTGATGAAGAAAAAAGAAGGAACCAAAAGCATCATCTCGGAACAGCCGGCTCTGATCGTCATTGATGAAGCGCATAATCTGGAAGCGAAAGTTCGAGATGCCAGAACGCTTGAGTTTACTTATCGGGGAGTTTGCCGCACTCTGGATAACACTGTGCAGCTTCTCACGAAGCAGTCCGGGGATAAAAGTATCTTCTCACAAACCAAGTTTATAAAAAAATGTATTGAACGCATCTTCAAACAGGTAAATGCAGATCTGCTCCACCATGCCAAGCAGGATAGCGACCGTATAAAAGTGTCGGAGATCAAAGGAATACCGTTAAACCAAATCTCGAACGATTTGAAAGATCTCAGTCTTCGCCTTTCCATTTTGACCTCTCGTCACGAGCGGGAGATTGATGACGCTTTTGAAGCTATAAACGCGCTTATAACTCTCATCCGTGTCTTGGCTGAATTAGAGGATAACTATCTCATATGGGCAAGCAGTCCCTTGGGAGTAGCCACGATCAGCATCTGTCCCAAAGATATAAGCCAATTTCTGAAGTACGCTTTATTTAACGGCAAGGCGCCTGTTATCTTAACGTCGGCAACGCTGTGCCAAGGCGGGGAGACACTGGAGGAACAATACTCTTATTTGACGCAGTCCCTCGGTTATAAGGGTGATTTTATGGATCGCAAATCCTCCCCTTTTGACTACACCAATCATGCCATGATGTACATCTCGAACAACGTTCCCTATTACCAGCATGAACAGCGCGAAAACTATCTTGAAGCGGCCTACAACGAATTGGTTCAGCTCTGTAATTTAACACAAGGCAGAACCATTGTCCTTTTTTCAGCAAAGGAAGACATGAAGTACATTCATAAGAAGCTGATTTCAAGTCCTGATGAATACACATGGGCAGTTCATGTTCAGAAAGAAGGATCTTCCCAGGACAGTGTCATCACCGAATTCAGGAAAAGCAAAGGTGTGCTCCTGGGTACCGGGGTATTCTGGGAAGGTGTGAATATCGAGGGGCCCGATCTTTCGCAGGTCATTATTTTCCGTCTGCCCTTCCCTGTCCCTTCCGATCCAATTTATGAATATAAGGCATCTGTATCGGAAAATCCGTTCATGGAGGTGTTTGTCCCGGATATGCTTCTCCGGTTACGGCAAGGAACGGGACGCTTGATTCGTAGTGAAACGGATCTAGGCATACTCAGCATACTAGACTCCCGTCTCAGCGCAGCGGCAAAAAAGAGTTACCGGCAACAGGTGCTGGACACGCTCCCATTCAAAGAAGTGACAGAGGATTTTTCGATTTTGGAGAAATTTGCTCAACAAAAAGGGATACGACGTACGGATTGA